Within the Streptomyces sp. R41 genome, the region CGGGTAACCCGGGCGCGCGCCCCGAAACGTCGAGCGCCCCCGCGTTTGGGTGCCCTGACCAGGGGGACGCGGAAAGCCTCGTACGAGCGACACCGCCGGAGGCGAAACGTGAGTCGACCCCGCATTCTGATCGTCGGTGCCGGCTTCGCCGGGTATCGGACGGCCCGCACCCTGTCGCGGCTGACCCGGCACGAGGCCGACATCACCCTTCTGAATCCGACCGACTACTTTCTGTATCTACCCCTGCTGCCCCAGGTCGCCGTCGGGGTCCTGGAGCCACGCCGTGTCACGGTCTCGCTCTCCGGCACGCTGCCCCACGTACGGCTGGTGCTGGGTGAGGCCGACGGCATCGACCTCGACGGGCGCACCGTGCACTACACCGATCCGGAGGGTGACGGGGGCACGCTGACGTACGACCGTCTCGTGCTCGCCGTCGGCAGCGTCAACAAGCTGTTGCCCGTGCCCGGTGTCGCCGAGTACGCGCACGGCTTCCGGGGGCTGCCCGAAGCGCTGTATCTACGGGATCACGTGACCCGGCAGGTGGAGCTGGCCGCCGCGTCCGACGACCCCAAGAGCTGCGCCGCGCGGTGCACCTTCGTGGTGGTCGGCGCCGGGTACACCGGGACCGAGGTCGCCGCGCAAGGGCAGCTGTTCACCGATGCGCTGGTACGGAAACAGCCACTTCGGGAGGGCATGCGACCGCGCTGGCTGCTGCTCGACATCGCGCCGCGTGTGCTGCCGGAGCTGGACGAGCGGCTCTCGCGCACCGCCGACCGGGTGCTGCGGCAGCGCGGTGTGGATGTACGCACGGGAACCTCGGTGGAGGAGGCCACGCCGACCGGAGTCCGGCTCAGCGACGGGGAGTTCGTCGATACGCGGACGCTGGTGTGGTGTGTCGGCGTACGACCCGATCCGCTGGTCGAGGGGCTCGGGCAGCCCCTTGAGCGGGGGCGGCTGCTTGTCGATCCGTATCTTCAAGTGCCGGGCCGGCCAGAGGTGTTCGCGTGCGGGGATGCGGCAGCCGTACCCGATCTGGAGAAACCCGGCGAGTACACGCCGATGACCGCTCAGCACGCCTGGCGGCACGGGAAGGTCGCGGGCCGCAATGTCGCAGCCTCGCTCGGCATCGGCAGCCGCCGCGCCTACCGCCACCGCGACCTGGGCTTCACCGTCGACCTCGGCGGCGCGAAGGCGGCCGCCAACCCGCTCGGCGTCCCGCTGTCGGGGCCGCTCGCCGGAGCCGTCACCCGTGGCTACCACCTCGCCGCGATGCCCGGAAACCGCATCCGGGTCGCGGCCGACTGGCTGCTGGACGCCGTACTGCCGCGCCAGGCCGTGCAGTTGGGCCTGGTCCGCTCGTGGTCGGTGCCGCTGGACTCCGCCTCGCCGGAGCTGGCGAAAGCGCCCGGGAAGCCCGAGAGCCGTCCCGAAGGAGAGTCGTCATGAACACCCGTCAACTCATCGATCTCGCCCAGCAGTTGCGTGTGGACAGCGTTCGCGCCTCCGCCGCCGCCGGGTCCGGGCACCCCACCTCCTCGATGTCCGCCGCGGATCTGGTGGCGGTGCTGATGGCCCGCCATCTGCGCTACGACTTCGACCGCCCCCAGCACGCCGGCAATGACCGCTTCGTGCTCTCCAAGGGGCACGCCTCACCGCTGCTGTACGCCGCGTACAAGGCGGCCGGGGCCATCAGCGAGACCGAGCTGCTCACCTTCCGCAAGCTGGGCAGCCGGCTCGAAGGGCATCCGACGCCGCAGCGGCTGCCGTGGGTCGAGACGGCCACCGGCTCGCTCGGACAGGGGCTGCCCGTCGGGGTCGGCATCGCGCTGGCCGGGAAGCGGCTGGACCATACCGGATACCGCGTCTGGGTCCTGTGCGGCGACAGCGAGCTCGCCGAGGGCTCCATATGGGAGGCCGCCGAGCACGCCGGATACGAGCACCTCGACAACCTCATCACGATCGTCGACGTCAATCGCCTCGGCCAGCGCGGGCCGACCCGGCACGGGCACGACCTGGACGCGTACGCCCGCCGGTTCCAGGCCTTCGGCTGGCACACCGTCGAGATCGACGGGCACGACGTCGACGCCGTCGACCGCGCGTACACCGAGGCCGAGTCCACCGCCGGACAGCCGACCGCGATCCTCGCCCGCACCCTCAAGGGCAAGGGCGTCGCATCGGTCCAGGACCGCGAGGGCCTGCACGGCAAGCCACTGCCTGACGCCGACGAGGCGATCGCGGAGCTCGGCGGCGTGCACGACCGCCGGGTGGAGGTCCAACCGCCGCCCGCCGCAAGGATGTTGCACGCCGTACGGTCGGGCCATCTCGACCTGCCCCGCTACGAGCTCGGCGACAAGGCCGCAACCCGTGACGCCTACGGACAGGCGCTCGCCGCGCTCGGCACCGCCCGCGGGGACATCGTCGCCCTGGACGGCGAGGTGAGCGACTCGACGCGCTCCGAGTTCTTCGCCAAGGAGCACCCCGACCGCTTCTTCGAGTGCTACATCGCCGAGCAGCAGCTGGTCGCGACCGCGGTCGGCATGGCCGCGCGCGGCTGGGTGCCGTACGCCTCGACCTTCGCGGCCTTCCTCACCCGCGCGTACGACTTCGTCCGCATGGCCGCGATCAGCGGCTCCGGCATCAACCTCGTCGGCTCGCACGCGGGCGTCTCCATCGGCCAGGACGGGCCCTCGCAGATGGGCCTGGAGGACCTGGCGATGTTCCGCGCGGTGCACGGCTCGACCGTGCTGTACCCGTGCGACGCCAACCAGACCGCGAAGCTCGTCGCCGCGATGGCGGGCCTGGAGGGCATCCGCTATCTGCGCACCACACGCGGGGACACTCCCGTCATCTACAGCCCCACCGAGGAGTTCCCGGTCGGCGGCAGCAAGGTGCTCCGGGCCTCCGGCGAGGACCGGCTGACCCTCGTCGCGGCGGGCGTCACCGTCCACGAGGCCCTGGCCGCCGCCGAGTCGCTCGAGCGCGTGGGCATTCGGGCGAGGGTCGTCGACCTCTACTCGGTCAAGCCCGTCGACCGCGGCACCCTGAGGGAGGCCGCCGAGGACACGGGTTGCCTCATCACCGTCGAGGACCATCGCGAGGAGGGCGGCATCGGCGACGCCGTGCTCGACGCCTTCCTCGACGGCCGTCCGGTGCCGCGCCTGGTGCGCCTCGCCGTGCGGACGATGCCGGGCTCGGCCACCCCCGCCGAGCAGCTGCACGCCGCGGGCATCGACGCCGAGTCGATCGCGGCGGCGGCACGACTGCTGGTGGAGACGGCCATCGTGCCCTGACCCACGAAACCGAGAGCCGCGACGGCCATTCTCGACGTGCCCGCAACGGAACAAGACGCGTCCGCAAAGGAACACGACAAAGAATACGAGCCTGCAAAACAAATAGCGCGAAATGCGGCCCGAGGTCTGAAAGCCAGACCTCGGGCCGCTTGGACCGCTACTTCCCAGGGAACGGATTCACCCACTTCCCAGGGCACGGATTCACCACCGGTACCAGCGACTCCTGCCTCCCGAGGCGCTCGTGCCGCGCATCAGGAATCCGAGAAGCCACAGGACGAGAACCGCCAGTGCTATCCACCACAGAAGTTTCACTGCGAAACCCGCGCCGAAGAGAATCAGCACCAGAAGCAGTACCAGCAGGATAGGGACCATAATGTGAACCTCCTGCTGTCCGGGTTTCCCGGAGCGGCCGGATTAGACTTCCTTTCGGCAGAGAATTTCTCCGTGCAGTACGGAGAACCAGCCGTCCTTCTGCCGCCCCCACTCACGCCAGGCGTCCGACACGGCCCGCAGTTGCTCCGCAGTGGCGTGGCCACCCGCCGTGGCGCGTTCCGCGTACGCCGAGGCCAGCGTGCGGTCCGCCCACAGGCCGCTCCACCACTCCCGCTCGTCCTCGGTGGCGAAGGTCCAGGTGCTCGACGTGGCCGTGATGTCCCGGATGCCGGCCGTCAGCGCCCACGATGTGAGGCGTCGCCCGGCGTCGGGCTCGCCCCCGTTGGCGCGGGCCACCCGCAGATACAGGTCCAGCCAGTCGTCCATGCCCCGCGACTGCGGGTACCAGGTCATCGCCGAGTAGTCCGAATCACGAACGGCGATGAACCCGCCCGGCTTGGTCACCCGGTACATCTCGCGCAGCGCCTGCACCGGGTCGCCCACGTGCTGCAGCACCTGGTGGGCGTGGACCACGCAGAAGGTGTCGTCCGGATACTCCAGCGCGTGGATGTCCGCGACCGCGAACTCGACGTTGCCCAGGCCGCGTTCGGCTGCCACGGCACGCGCCTGGTCCAGGATCGCCGGTGCGTGGTCGACGCCCGTGACATGTCCGTCGGGAACCAGTTCCGCCAGGTCGGCGGTGATGGTGCCCGGGCCGCAGCCGATGTCCAGGATCTTCATGTGGGGCTTCAGCGAGTCGAGCAGGTACGCCGCCGAGTTGGCGGCGGTGCGCCAG harbors:
- a CDS encoding NAD(P)/FAD-dependent oxidoreductase, which gives rise to MSRPRILIVGAGFAGYRTARTLSRLTRHEADITLLNPTDYFLYLPLLPQVAVGVLEPRRVTVSLSGTLPHVRLVLGEADGIDLDGRTVHYTDPEGDGGTLTYDRLVLAVGSVNKLLPVPGVAEYAHGFRGLPEALYLRDHVTRQVELAAASDDPKSCAARCTFVVVGAGYTGTEVAAQGQLFTDALVRKQPLREGMRPRWLLLDIAPRVLPELDERLSRTADRVLRQRGVDVRTGTSVEEATPTGVRLSDGEFVDTRTLVWCVGVRPDPLVEGLGQPLERGRLLVDPYLQVPGRPEVFACGDAAAVPDLEKPGEYTPMTAQHAWRHGKVAGRNVAASLGIGSRRAYRHRDLGFTVDLGGAKAAANPLGVPLSGPLAGAVTRGYHLAAMPGNRIRVAADWLLDAVLPRQAVQLGLVRSWSVPLDSASPELAKAPGKPESRPEGESS
- a CDS encoding class I SAM-dependent methyltransferase — protein: MSKSQETAVYTHGHHESVLRSHTWRTAANSAAYLLDSLKPHMKILDIGCGPGTITADLAELVPDGHVTGVDHAPAILDQARAVAAERGLGNVEFAVADIHALEYPDDTFCVVHAHQVLQHVGDPVQALREMYRVTKPGGFIAVRDSDYSAMTWYPQSRGMDDWLDLYLRVARANGGEPDAGRRLTSWALTAGIRDITATSSTWTFATEDEREWWSGLWADRTLASAYAERATAGGHATAEQLRAVSDAWREWGRQKDGWFSVLHGEILCRKEV
- a CDS encoding transketolase; translated protein: MNTRQLIDLAQQLRVDSVRASAAAGSGHPTSSMSAADLVAVLMARHLRYDFDRPQHAGNDRFVLSKGHASPLLYAAYKAAGAISETELLTFRKLGSRLEGHPTPQRLPWVETATGSLGQGLPVGVGIALAGKRLDHTGYRVWVLCGDSELAEGSIWEAAEHAGYEHLDNLITIVDVNRLGQRGPTRHGHDLDAYARRFQAFGWHTVEIDGHDVDAVDRAYTEAESTAGQPTAILARTLKGKGVASVQDREGLHGKPLPDADEAIAELGGVHDRRVEVQPPPAARMLHAVRSGHLDLPRYELGDKAATRDAYGQALAALGTARGDIVALDGEVSDSTRSEFFAKEHPDRFFECYIAEQQLVATAVGMAARGWVPYASTFAAFLTRAYDFVRMAAISGSGINLVGSHAGVSIGQDGPSQMGLEDLAMFRAVHGSTVLYPCDANQTAKLVAAMAGLEGIRYLRTTRGDTPVIYSPTEEFPVGGSKVLRASGEDRLTLVAAGVTVHEALAAAESLERVGIRARVVDLYSVKPVDRGTLREAAEDTGCLITVEDHREEGGIGDAVLDAFLDGRPVPRLVRLAVRTMPGSATPAEQLHAAGIDAESIAAAARLLVETAIVP
- a CDS encoding hydrophobic protein, yielding MVPILLVLLLVLILFGAGFAVKLLWWIALAVLVLWLLGFLMRGTSASGGRSRWYRW